From a region of the Xanthomonas rydalmerensis genome:
- the rnfB gene encoding Rnf electron transport complex subunit RnfB — MTPAHDTLLERLDRLLPQTQCGQCGFDGCRPYAEAMAAGTAQVDRCPPGGDAGARALARVLGVPALPYDRSRGTHAPPQVAWVVEADCIGCTKCIQACPVDAIVGGAKHMHTVLAPLCTGCALCLPACPVDCIVLR, encoded by the coding sequence ATGACGCCCGCCCACGACACCCTGCTCGAACGCCTCGATCGCCTGCTGCCGCAGACCCAATGCGGCCAGTGCGGGTTCGACGGCTGCCGTCCCTACGCCGAGGCGATGGCAGCCGGCACGGCGCAGGTGGACCGCTGCCCGCCCGGCGGCGATGCCGGCGCGCGCGCCCTGGCGCGGGTGCTCGGGGTCCCCGCCCTGCCCTATGACCGCAGCCGCGGCACGCACGCGCCGCCGCAGGTGGCGTGGGTGGTCGAGGCCGACTGCATCGGCTGCACCAAGTGCATCCAGGCTTGCCCGGTCGACGCCATCGTTGGCGGCGCCAAGCACATGCACACGGTACTGGCGCCCTTGTGCACCGGTTGCGCGCTGTGCCTGCCGGCCTGCCCGGTGGACTGCATCGTCCTGCGCTGA
- a CDS encoding DUF4345 domain-containing protein, which yields MAKAYLWFNAALYALLAVWCTLLPAQTAAAVGYVGLDRSGQSEYLVIYGGLQLGMAFLFGYFARTGQLRTGLLLALAFYVPIVLYRSASLLRLWPVGPTTTGLAAFEIVLLLAAVVLWRRQRA from the coding sequence ATGGCCAAGGCCTACCTGTGGTTCAACGCTGCGCTGTACGCGCTGCTGGCAGTCTGGTGCACGCTGCTGCCGGCGCAAACCGCCGCGGCGGTGGGCTATGTCGGCCTGGACCGCTCCGGCCAGTCCGAATACCTGGTCATCTACGGCGGCCTGCAACTGGGCATGGCCTTCCTGTTCGGCTACTTCGCCCGCACCGGGCAACTGCGCACCGGCTTGCTCCTGGCGCTGGCCTTCTACGTCCCCATCGTGCTCTACCGCAGTGCCAGCCTGTTGCGGCTGTGGCCGGTGGGCCCGACCACGACCGGGCTGGCCGCGTTCGAGATCGTCCTGCTGCTCGCCGCAGTCGTCCTGTGGCGACGCCAGCGCGCCTGA
- a CDS encoding sigma-70 family RNA polymerase sigma factor, producing the protein MTESPDHDEAGQLLVATATGDSAAFERLYRTTSSRLFGVCLRIVPQRGEAEDVLQEVFSAVWRKAAQFDPQRARGLTWLTMIARNKAIDYLRARAPARQSVALDDAGELQDEGRDPLADTEWRVAGRRLDVCMGELEPPRGELIRTAFFEGITYEELAQRSGTPLGTVKSWIRRSLAKLKACLER; encoded by the coding sequence ATGACCGAGTCGCCCGATCACGACGAAGCAGGACAATTGCTGGTCGCCACCGCCACCGGCGACAGCGCTGCGTTCGAACGCCTGTACCGCACCACCTCCTCGCGCCTGTTCGGCGTGTGCCTGCGCATCGTGCCGCAGCGCGGCGAAGCCGAGGACGTGTTGCAGGAGGTGTTCTCCGCGGTCTGGCGCAAGGCCGCGCAATTCGATCCGCAGCGCGCACGCGGCCTCACCTGGCTCACCATGATCGCCCGCAACAAGGCCATCGATTATCTGCGCGCACGCGCGCCTGCGCGGCAGTCGGTGGCGCTGGACGACGCCGGCGAGCTGCAGGACGAAGGCCGCGATCCGCTCGCCGACACCGAGTGGCGGGTGGCCGGCCGACGCCTGGACGTGTGCATGGGCGAACTGGAGCCGCCGCGCGGCGAGCTGATCCGCACCGCGTTCTTCGAAGGCATCACCTATGAGGAACTGGCCCAGCGCAGCGGCACGCCGCTGGGTACGGTCAAGAGCTGGATCCGCCGCAGCCTGGCCAAACTGAAAGCGTGCCTGGAACGATGA
- a CDS encoding anti-sigma factor, translating into MNASVPDPQETPPPRDVLAGEYVLGVLDAQERRAAEARIDSDHEFAAAVLQWQQHLMPLADEIAPVEVPERVWVRIRASLGLDALAPRARPAAPGFWDSVRTWRWLSAGGFATATACLLALLLARAPVPPPATQPPPVATTTPKPSGIAMTSTLMQDDGKPGYVALMDADKRSITLTPLGGNRDNARVPELWLIPADGKARSMGVFDEAKARVARIPDALMPLLSDGAVLAVTMEPPGGAPGGVATGPVVAKGGISTLQLAP; encoded by the coding sequence ATGAACGCCTCCGTGCCCGATCCGCAGGAAACCCCGCCGCCGCGCGACGTGCTGGCCGGCGAGTACGTGCTCGGCGTGCTCGACGCGCAGGAGCGCCGTGCCGCCGAGGCGCGCATCGACAGCGACCACGAGTTCGCCGCAGCGGTGCTGCAGTGGCAACAGCACCTGATGCCACTGGCCGACGAGATCGCCCCGGTGGAGGTACCCGAACGCGTGTGGGTGCGCATCCGCGCCTCGCTGGGCCTGGATGCGCTGGCGCCGCGCGCGCGCCCTGCCGCACCCGGGTTCTGGGACAGCGTGCGGACCTGGCGCTGGCTCAGCGCCGGCGGCTTCGCCACCGCCACCGCCTGCCTGCTGGCGCTGCTGCTGGCGCGCGCGCCGGTGCCGCCGCCGGCTACGCAGCCGCCGCCGGTCGCCACCACCACGCCCAAGCCCAGCGGCATCGCGATGACCTCCACGCTGATGCAGGACGACGGCAAGCCCGGCTATGTGGCGCTGATGGACGCCGACAAGCGCAGCATCACCCTCACCCCGCTGGGCGGCAACCGCGACAACGCCCGCGTGCCTGAGCTGTGGCTGATCCCGGCCGACGGCAAGGCGCGCTCGATGGGCGTGTTCGACGAGGCCAAGGCGCGCGTGGCACGCATTCCCGATGCGTTGATGCCCTTGCTCAGCGACGGCGCCGTGCTGGCAGTGACCATGGAACCGCCCGGCGGCGCGCCCGGCGGTGTGGCCACCGGCCCGGTCGTGGCCAAGGGCGGCATCAGCACCTTGCAACTGGCGCCGTAG
- a CDS encoding acyl-CoA desaturase translates to MPSPVPEPRPASTPPAPPGRILRTLRRWFDTSAEIELDPARADRIDWLRAAPYIGLHLACLGVFWVGVSWFAVGMAVAMYAVRMFALTGFYHRYFAHRAFKTSRPVQFLFAAIGATCVQRGPLWWAAHHRNHHRHTDTPADPHSPRQHGFWWSHSGWFLTPRGFRTDWEAIPDLRRFPELRFLDRFDLLLPVLLALALFLLGGWLQQHVPQLGTDGPQLLVWGFFVSTVALFHATFTINSLAHRFGSRRFDTRDDSRNNLWLALLTFGEGWHNNHHFFPGAARQGFRWWELDLTWYGLKALSWTRVIRELKPVPAGLVRAQARTR, encoded by the coding sequence GTGCCGAGTCCCGTTCCGGAACCCCGCCCTGCCTCAACCCCGCCTGCGCCGCCTGGCCGCATCCTGCGCACCTTGCGGCGCTGGTTCGACACCAGCGCCGAGATCGAGCTGGACCCGGCGCGCGCCGACCGCATCGACTGGCTGCGCGCCGCGCCCTACATCGGCCTGCACCTGGCGTGCCTGGGCGTGTTCTGGGTCGGCGTGTCGTGGTTCGCCGTCGGCATGGCCGTGGCGATGTACGCGGTGCGCATGTTCGCGCTCACCGGCTTCTACCACCGCTATTTCGCCCACCGCGCGTTCAAGACCTCGCGCCCGGTGCAGTTCCTGTTCGCCGCGATCGGCGCCACCTGCGTGCAACGCGGGCCGCTGTGGTGGGCGGCGCACCACCGCAACCATCATCGCCACACCGACACGCCGGCCGATCCGCATTCGCCGCGCCAGCACGGCTTCTGGTGGAGCCATAGCGGCTGGTTCCTGACCCCGCGCGGTTTCCGCACCGATTGGGAAGCGATCCCGGACCTGCGCCGCTTCCCCGAACTGCGCTTCCTCGACCGCTTCGACCTGCTGCTGCCGGTGCTGCTGGCGCTGGCGCTGTTCCTGCTCGGCGGGTGGCTGCAGCAGCACGTGCCGCAGCTCGGCACCGATGGCCCGCAGTTGTTGGTGTGGGGCTTCTTCGTCTCCACCGTGGCGCTGTTCCATGCCACCTTCACCATCAACTCGCTGGCGCACCGCTTCGGCAGCCGCCGCTTCGACACCCGCGACGACAGCCGCAACAACCTGTGGCTGGCGCTGCTGACCTTCGGCGAAGGCTGGCACAACAACCATCATTTCTTCCCCGGTGCCGCACGCCAGGGTTTCCGCTGGTGGGAACTGGACCTGACCTGGTATGGGCTGAAGGCGCTGTCGTGGACCCGCGTGATCCGCGAGCTCAAGCCGGTGCCGGCCGGGCTGGTGCGCGCACAGGCGCGGACTCGATGA
- a CDS encoding NAD(P)/FAD-dependent oxidoreductase → MSRIAVVGSGIAGLGAAWLLSQRHEVTLYEAADYLGGHTHTHAIELDGVEYAVDSGFIVFNPQHYPLLSALFARLGVASQPTTMSFSVHEERTGLEYNAGTLDGLFSQRRNLLSPRFWRMLRDLRRFYREAPQALHDATLAQLTLGEFLQRHGYSEVFRDAHLVPMASALWSSPSRQILDFPMRQLIGFMANHHMLQVSGRPQWQVVRGGSNSYVRALRSRWRVRERLGTPVRALQRTAHGSVAIACDADTQQYDHAVLACHADDALRLLTDPSEDETEILGAIGYQDNETVLHTDARVLPRDRRAWAAWNAHVPADPDAPCTVSYWMNALQSLQAPQPFIVSLNRSDAIDPAKVLRRMRYRHPLQTQASVAAQARKGEIQGQRNTWFAGAGWGFGFHEDGLRSAVDVAAALGVPWS, encoded by the coding sequence ATGAGCCGGATCGCGGTGGTGGGCTCGGGGATCGCCGGCCTCGGCGCGGCGTGGCTGCTGTCGCAGCGTCACGAGGTGACGCTGTACGAAGCGGCCGATTATCTCGGCGGCCATACCCATACCCATGCGATCGAACTGGACGGCGTGGAGTACGCGGTGGACAGCGGCTTCATCGTGTTCAATCCACAGCACTACCCGCTGCTGAGCGCGCTGTTCGCGCGGCTCGGGGTGGCGTCGCAGCCGACCACGATGAGTTTCTCGGTGCACGAGGAACGCACCGGACTGGAGTACAACGCCGGCACGCTCGATGGGCTGTTTAGCCAGCGCCGCAACCTGCTGTCGCCGCGCTTCTGGCGCATGCTGCGCGACCTCCGGCGGTTCTACCGGGAGGCGCCGCAGGCGCTGCACGACGCCACCCTGGCGCAACTGACCCTCGGCGAGTTCCTGCAGCGCCACGGCTACTCCGAGGTATTCCGCGACGCGCACCTGGTGCCGATGGCCTCGGCGCTATGGTCCTCGCCCTCGCGGCAGATCCTCGACTTCCCGATGCGCCAGCTGATCGGCTTCATGGCCAACCACCACATGCTGCAGGTCAGCGGCCGTCCGCAGTGGCAGGTGGTGCGTGGCGGCTCGAACAGCTATGTGCGTGCGCTGCGCAGCCGCTGGCGCGTGCGCGAGCGGCTGGGCACGCCGGTGCGCGCGCTGCAGCGGACCGCGCACGGCAGCGTCGCGATCGCCTGCGATGCCGACACCCAGCAATACGACCATGCGGTGCTGGCCTGCCACGCCGACGACGCGCTGCGCCTGCTCACCGATCCCAGCGAGGACGAAACCGAGATCCTCGGCGCGATCGGCTACCAGGACAACGAGACCGTGCTGCACACCGACGCGCGCGTGCTGCCGCGCGACCGCCGCGCCTGGGCCGCCTGGAACGCGCACGTGCCGGCCGATCCGGACGCGCCGTGCACGGTCAGCTACTGGATGAACGCCCTGCAGTCGCTGCAGGCGCCGCAGCCGTTCATCGTCAGCCTCAACCGCAGCGACGCGATCGATCCGGCCAAGGTGCTGCGGCGCATGCGCTACCGCCATCCGCTGCAGACCCAGGCGTCGGTGGCGGCGCAGGCACGCAAGGGCGAGATCCAGGGCCAGCGCAACACCTGGTTCGCCGGTGCCGGCTGGGGCTTCGGCTTCCACGAGGACGGCCTGCGCAGCGCGGTCGACGTGGCCGCGGCACTGGGGGTACCCTGGTCATGA
- a CDS encoding DUF1365 domain-containing protein, whose translation MTLMRRAAVPAPPAGAVSTTSAAAGTTLHGLHSAVYTGWVRHRRYAPKALAFRYPLFLLYLDLDELEQVFARRWLWSVNRRNVAEFRRSDYLGDPAQPLDEAVRDRVQQHTGERPLGPVRMLTHLRYFGHCFNPVTFYYCHDAQQRLHSIVAEITNTPWRQRHAYVLPMAEARSHGATHAWRFAKRFHVSPFMAMAHTYAWRFSEPGAQLRVHMDVLDPTPATTRRRFDATLVLERRALDGASLAQALLRYPAMTLQVMAKIHWQALRLWLRGNPVHDHPDHSLPRERR comes from the coding sequence ATGACGCTGATGCGCCGCGCTGCCGTGCCCGCCCCGCCGGCTGGCGCCGTCTCGACAACGTCGGCGGCGGCGGGCACGACCTTGCATGGTCTGCACAGCGCGGTGTACACCGGCTGGGTGCGGCATCGCCGCTATGCGCCCAAGGCGCTGGCGTTCCGTTATCCGCTGTTCCTGCTGTACCTGGACCTGGACGAACTGGAGCAGGTGTTCGCGCGGCGCTGGCTGTGGTCGGTGAACCGGCGCAACGTGGCCGAGTTCCGCCGCAGCGACTATCTGGGCGACCCCGCGCAGCCGCTGGACGAGGCGGTGCGCGACCGCGTGCAGCAGCACACCGGCGAGCGCCCGCTGGGCCCGGTGCGCATGCTCACCCACCTGCGCTACTTCGGCCACTGCTTCAATCCGGTCACGTTCTACTACTGCCACGATGCGCAGCAGCGGCTGCACAGCATCGTCGCCGAGATCACCAACACGCCATGGCGGCAACGCCACGCCTACGTGCTGCCGATGGCAGAAGCGCGTAGTCACGGCGCCACGCACGCCTGGCGCTTCGCCAAGCGCTTCCACGTCTCGCCGTTCATGGCGATGGCGCACACCTACGCCTGGCGCTTCAGCGAGCCCGGCGCGCAACTGCGCGTGCACATGGACGTGCTCGATCCCACGCCGGCGACGACGCGGCGGCGCTTCGACGCCACCCTGGTGCTCGAGCGCCGCGCCCTCGACGGCGCCAGCCTGGCGCAGGCGCTGCTGCGCTATCCGGCGATGACCCTGCAGGTCATGGCCAAGATCCACTGGCAGGCGCTGCGGCTGTGGCTGCGTGGCAACCCGGTGCACGACCATCCCGACCATTCCCTTCCGCGAGAACGCCGATGA
- a CDS encoding class I SAM-dependent methyltransferase: protein MNAPHAPSSAAALTPAAAPMRGLDRLLRQRLLATLDGLREGQLRIEEAGTLTTLGDASAGADALQAHLRIHDPRFYRQAALNGSVGVGEAYMDGLWDCDDLVALVRLLVRNRDRLDAMETGLARLGGLAMRGLHAFARNTRAGSRRNIAAHYDLGNQLFELFLDRNLMYSSAIFREADAALGEAALERAAERKLQRICAKLDLQPHHHLVEIGTGWGGFALYAAKHHGCRVTTTTISREQYELARQRIAVAGLSDRVEVLLRDYRDLDGRYDRLVSIEMIEAIGHQYLDTYFGKVGSLLKDDGQALIQAITIEDHRYAQALKSVDFIKRHIFPGSFIPSVAAMTGAIGRASDLRLFNLEDIGPSYALTLRAWRERFMAKLPQVRALGYDERFIRMWEFYLAYCEGGFLERSIGDVHLWLSKPRARPAQFAPALADDA from the coding sequence ATGAACGCTCCGCATGCGCCCTCTTCCGCCGCCGCGCTGACCCCGGCCGCCGCCCCGATGCGCGGTCTCGATCGCCTGCTGCGGCAACGCCTGCTCGCCACGCTGGACGGCCTGCGCGAGGGCCAGTTGCGCATCGAGGAGGCCGGCACGCTGACCACGCTGGGCGATGCCAGCGCCGGCGCCGACGCGCTGCAGGCGCACCTGCGCATCCACGACCCGCGCTTCTACCGCCAGGCCGCGCTCAACGGCAGCGTCGGCGTCGGCGAGGCGTACATGGACGGGCTGTGGGACTGCGACGACCTGGTCGCGCTGGTGCGCCTGCTGGTACGCAACCGCGACCGCCTGGACGCGATGGAAACCGGTCTGGCCCGGCTCGGCGGCCTGGCGATGCGTGGCCTGCACGCGTTCGCGCGCAACACCCGCGCCGGCAGCCGCCGCAACATCGCCGCGCACTACGACCTGGGCAACCAGCTGTTCGAACTGTTCCTGGATCGCAACCTGATGTACTCCTCGGCGATCTTTCGCGAGGCCGACGCCGCCTTGGGCGAGGCTGCGCTGGAGCGCGCGGCCGAACGCAAGCTGCAGCGCATCTGCGCCAAGCTCGACCTGCAGCCGCACCACCACCTGGTCGAGATCGGCACCGGTTGGGGTGGCTTCGCGCTATATGCCGCCAAGCACCACGGCTGCCGCGTCACCACCACCACCATCTCGCGCGAGCAGTACGAACTGGCCCGACAGCGCATCGCCGTCGCCGGGCTGTCGGACCGGGTCGAGGTGCTGCTGCGCGACTACCGCGATCTCGACGGCCGCTACGACCGCCTGGTCTCGATCGAGATGATCGAGGCGATCGGCCACCAGTACCTGGACACCTACTTCGGCAAGGTCGGCAGCCTGCTCAAGGACGACGGCCAGGCGCTGATCCAGGCCATCACCATCGAGGATCATCGCTACGCGCAGGCGCTCAAGTCGGTGGACTTCATCAAGCGCCACATCTTCCCGGGCAGCTTCATTCCCTCGGTGGCGGCGATGACCGGCGCGATCGGCCGCGCCAGCGACCTGCGCCTGTTCAACCTGGAAGACATCGGCCCCAGCTACGCGTTGACCCTGCGCGCCTGGCGCGAGCGCTTCATGGCCAAGTTGCCGCAGGTGCGCGCGCTCGGCTACGACGAACGTTTCATCCGCATGTGGGAGTTCTACCTGGCGTACTGCGAAGGCGGCTTCCTGGAGCGTTCGATCGGCGACGTGCACCTGTGGCTGAGCAAGCCGCGCGCGCGGCCGGCGCAGTTCGCGCCGGCGCTGGCGGACGACGCATGA
- a CDS encoding DUF2878 domain-containing protein gives MSNLINYLALQGLWLAAVVGAAHGLAWAGPAALALFALYQLWPRRRARGDAALIALALPLGAGVDAAMRAGDWVRYAAAPPSPWPPLWILALWAGFALTFQHSLAWVMRHPWRAALFGATAGPLGYVLAARGWQAVTLVQPLPQALLALALGWAAALTLLSLATRRLSAAAPVLSATGAAR, from the coding sequence ATGAGCAACCTGATCAACTACCTCGCCCTGCAGGGGCTGTGGCTGGCCGCAGTGGTCGGCGCCGCGCACGGGCTGGCCTGGGCCGGCCCGGCGGCGCTGGCGCTGTTCGCGCTGTACCAGTTGTGGCCGCGCCGCCGTGCCCGCGGCGACGCCGCGCTGATCGCACTGGCGCTGCCGCTGGGCGCCGGTGTCGATGCCGCCATGCGCGCCGGCGACTGGGTGCGCTACGCCGCCGCGCCGCCATCGCCGTGGCCGCCGCTGTGGATCCTGGCGCTGTGGGCCGGCTTCGCGCTGACCTTCCAGCATTCGCTGGCCTGGGTGATGCGCCATCCCTGGCGCGCGGCGCTGTTCGGCGCCACTGCCGGCCCGTTGGGCTATGTGCTGGCCGCACGCGGCTGGCAAGCGGTGACGCTGGTGCAGCCATTGCCGCAGGCGCTGCTGGCGCTGGCCCTGGGCTGGGCCGCGGCACTGACCCTGCTGAGCCTGGCCACGCGGCGCCTGAGCGCCGCCGCGCCGGTGCTGTCGGCAACCGGAGCGGCGCGATGA
- a CDS encoding DUF1295 domain-containing protein, with the protein MNAWPLLHVGVFTVLVMLAGWAWQRQTRNAGVVDVLWSACMALTAVYCAWRVDGALLPRVLTAVLGGLWGARLAWHLGVRVFGDAHEDGRYRALREHWHGDQRKFLAFFLGQALVVLAFAVPLSVAAHNPQPQWSVWTTLAVATWLIAVGGESLADRQLAAFRADPANKGKTCRQGLWRYSRHPNYFFEFVHWFAYVFLAVGSGALWVGVAALGPALMFAFLYRVTGIPYTEQQALRSRGRDYADYQRSTSAFFPMPPRH; encoded by the coding sequence ATGAACGCCTGGCCGTTGTTGCATGTGGGCGTGTTCACCGTGCTGGTCATGCTCGCCGGCTGGGCCTGGCAGCGGCAGACCCGCAACGCCGGCGTGGTCGACGTGCTGTGGTCGGCGTGCATGGCGCTGACCGCGGTGTACTGCGCCTGGCGCGTCGACGGCGCGCTGCTGCCGCGCGTGCTGACCGCGGTGCTGGGTGGACTATGGGGCGCGCGCCTGGCCTGGCACCTGGGCGTGCGCGTGTTCGGCGATGCCCACGAGGATGGCCGCTATCGCGCCCTGCGCGAGCACTGGCACGGCGACCAGCGCAAGTTCCTGGCGTTCTTCCTCGGCCAGGCGCTGGTGGTGCTGGCATTCGCGGTGCCGCTGTCGGTGGCCGCGCACAATCCGCAGCCGCAGTGGAGCGTGTGGACCACCCTGGCGGTGGCGACCTGGCTGATCGCGGTGGGCGGGGAAAGCCTGGCCGACCGGCAACTGGCCGCGTTCCGCGCCGACCCGGCGAACAAGGGCAAGACCTGTCGCCAAGGCCTGTGGCGCTATTCGCGGCATCCGAACTACTTCTTCGAATTCGTGCACTGGTTCGCCTATGTGTTCCTTGCGGTGGGCAGCGGCGCGCTGTGGGTCGGCGTTGCCGCGCTGGGGCCGGCGCTGATGTTCGCCTTCCTGTACCGGGTCACCGGGATTCCCTACACCGAACAGCAGGCCCTGCGCTCGCGCGGCCGCGACTACGCCGACTACCAGCGCAGCACCAGCGCCTTCTTCCCCATGCCGCCGCGGCACTGA
- a CDS encoding SAM-dependent methyltransferase, whose amino-acid sequence MSSTFATSSPPAAPAEPLATRLAESGLLPDAVLRAAMRRLCTQRLRDERDGGADAAWERQRLLIESLRESAIAIETDAANRQHYEVPPRFFELCLGKRLKYSSCYWDASTPDLDAAEERMLQLYAERAQLRDRQRILELGCGWGSLTLWMAEHFPGARITAVSNSRPQREHIEAQCRARGLSNVKVITHDANTLTLPTESYDRVVSIEMFEHMRNYRELLKRVSHWLVPGGRLFVHIFCHRDLAYPFEVQGEDNWMGRHFFTGGLMPAADTLLQFQDDLAIERRWLLSGQHYEKTANAWLHNQDRHRDALMPVLQATYGADAKIWWQRWRMFWMACAELFGYEQGQQWGVAHYRFVRR is encoded by the coding sequence ATGTCCAGCACCTTCGCCACCTCTTCCCCGCCCGCCGCGCCAGCCGAGCCGCTGGCCACGCGCCTGGCCGAATCCGGCCTGCTGCCCGACGCCGTGCTGCGCGCGGCGATGCGCCGGCTGTGCACGCAGCGCCTGCGCGACGAGCGCGACGGCGGCGCCGACGCGGCCTGGGAACGCCAGCGCCTGCTGATCGAATCGCTGCGCGAGAGCGCCATCGCGATCGAGACCGACGCGGCCAACCGCCAGCACTACGAAGTGCCGCCGCGTTTCTTCGAGCTATGCCTGGGCAAGCGCCTGAAGTACAGCAGTTGCTACTGGGATGCGAGCACGCCGGACCTGGACGCGGCGGAAGAGCGCATGCTGCAGCTGTACGCCGAACGCGCGCAGCTGCGCGATCGCCAGCGCATCCTCGAACTGGGCTGCGGCTGGGGCTCGCTGACCTTGTGGATGGCCGAGCATTTCCCCGGCGCGCGCATCACCGCGGTGTCCAACTCGCGGCCGCAGCGCGAACACATCGAAGCGCAGTGCCGCGCACGCGGGCTGAGCAACGTCAAGGTCATCACCCACGATGCCAACACACTGACCCTGCCCACCGAGAGCTACGACCGCGTGGTCTCGATCGAGATGTTCGAGCACATGCGCAACTACCGCGAACTGCTCAAGCGGGTCAGCCACTGGCTGGTGCCGGGCGGACGGCTGTTCGTGCACATCTTCTGCCATCGCGACCTGGCCTACCCGTTCGAGGTGCAGGGCGAGGACAACTGGATGGGCCGGCACTTCTTCACCGGCGGCTTGATGCCGGCGGCCGACACCCTGCTGCAGTTCCAGGACGACCTGGCGATCGAACGCCGCTGGCTCCTGTCCGGCCAGCACTACGAGAAGACCGCCAACGCCTGGCTGCACAACCAGGACCGCCATCGCGATGCGCTGATGCCGGTGCTGCAGGCCACCTACGGCGCCGACGCCAAGATCTGGTGGCAACGCTGGCGCATGTTCTGGATGGCCTGCGCGGAACTGTTCGGCTACGAACAGGGCCAGCAGTGGGGCGTGGCGCATTACCGGTTTGTGAGGCGCTGA
- a CDS encoding RidA family protein, producing MIQRFDTGPRMSEMTVHNGVAYLAGQIAEDTSADIAGQTREVLAAIDRLLALAATDKSRILRAEIYMTDLAEFAEMNKVWEEWVSPGNTPARATVQAKLADPAWKIEIVITAAA from the coding sequence ATGATCCAGCGTTTCGATACCGGCCCGCGGATGTCGGAAATGACCGTGCACAACGGCGTGGCCTACCTGGCCGGGCAAATCGCCGAGGACACCAGCGCCGACATCGCCGGCCAGACCCGCGAGGTGCTGGCGGCGATCGACCGGCTGCTGGCGCTCGCCGCCACCGACAAGAGCCGGATCCTGCGCGCCGAGATCTACATGACCGACCTGGCCGAGTTCGCCGAAATGAACAAGGTCTGGGAAGAATGGGTCAGCCCGGGCAACACCCCGGCCCGCGCCACCGTGCAGGCCAAGCTGGCCGACCCGGCCTGGAAGATCGAGATCGTCATTACGGCGGCCGCTTGA
- a CDS encoding DUF998 domain-containing protein, with the protein MPLSASPFPAPPRWTRLAGAAALLLALLFLGVAMALQVVRADLHWQQATLSQYLHGPGGLVLRTVYVLLAAGVMALAAGLYAQAPPRARSGAPVLLFGCAALGLCGVAVGDSYLPQRAPLLAPLVHGLSAQTAFLCVTTAMLLQSAWLRRQQAWQRRAGPLLLLAVLGFVALWVHVLWRAPPRGLTQKLAIVLILAWLLPVAYRLWRPAPAAAAQSRDNGAVFPLQDSAS; encoded by the coding sequence ATGCCGTTGTCCGCATCTCCCTTTCCCGCGCCGCCGCGCTGGACGCGCCTGGCCGGTGCCGCGGCGCTGCTGCTGGCGCTGCTGTTCCTCGGCGTGGCGATGGCGTTGCAGGTCGTGCGCGCCGATCTGCATTGGCAGCAGGCCACGCTCAGCCAGTACCTGCATGGCCCTGGCGGCTTGGTGCTGCGCACCGTCTACGTTTTGCTGGCCGCCGGCGTGATGGCGTTGGCCGCCGGCTTGTATGCGCAGGCGCCGCCACGCGCGCGCAGCGGCGCGCCCGTACTGCTGTTCGGCTGTGCGGCGCTGGGGTTATGCGGGGTCGCAGTCGGTGACAGCTACCTGCCGCAGCGCGCGCCGCTGCTGGCGCCGCTGGTGCACGGGCTATCCGCGCAGACCGCGTTCCTGTGCGTGACCACGGCGATGCTGTTGCAAAGTGCCTGGCTGCGCCGGCAGCAGGCGTGGCAGCGCCGTGCCGGGCCGTTGTTGCTGCTGGCGGTGCTGGGATTCGTGGCGCTGTGGGTACATGTGCTGTGGCGCGCGCCGCCGCGCGGGCTGACCCAGAAGCTGGCGATCGTGCTGATCCTGGCCTGGCTGCTGCCGGTGGCGTATCGCCTGTGGCGGCCGGCGCCTGCAGCCGCGGCGCAATCGCGCGACAATGGCGCGGTCTTCCCACTACAGGACAGCGCATCATGA